From Onychostoma macrolepis isolate SWU-2019 chromosome 19, ASM1243209v1, whole genome shotgun sequence, a single genomic window includes:
- the LOC131525162 gene encoding uncharacterized protein LOC131525162, with product MGKLQYLSVFIVVAIFTCESKKQVSISETLSYKYVSHKWMKKIENSTLLSAISIPGTHQSNRYLRTSTPMFQAWGLHNQLDAGVRFFDLHMSSDSIKYVKTGNVQESETLNYFLKTMLTFLVKQKKETLLLRLTPDEGAVAQVTKLLRHDELLRRVWRDKEIPTLGQVRGKIVLIQSSTLELGLPAHITELNADMDTKETQMRENIKLASQKCEQEMMLTYTGANGESEEPLEIAKTLNKQVDDYLLDLKGDTNRPHCVGIIAMDFPGPKVIQTIINFNGKLGEGSQIVGDSGSNEDVALPDSDIFENFEEEETSDHEESQSTGEEHHEEGGETSDHEESQSTGEEHHEEGGETSDHEESQSTGEEHHEEGGETSDHEESQSTGEEHHEEGGETSDHEESQSTGEEHHEEGGETSDHEESQSTERNIMKKAEKLQTTKNLNPRERNIMKKAEKLQTTKNLNPRERNIMKKAEKLQTTKNLNPRERNIMKKAEKLQTTKNLNPRRGTS from the coding sequence ACTCTCAGTTACAAGTATGTCAGTCACAAATGGATgaagaaaatagaaaatagcaCACTTCTATCGGCTATATCAATACCTGGAACACACCAAAGCAACAGGTACTTAAGAACCTCCACACCAATGTTCCAAGCATGGGGACTGCACAACCAGCTGGATGCAGGCGTGCGTTTTTTTGACTTGCACATGTCCTCTGACAGCATCAAGTACGTTAAGACTGGAAACGTCCAGGAATCAGAGAcccttaattattttttaaaaactatgcTGACGTTCCTTGTAAAACAGAAGAAAGAGACACTGTTGCTTAGATTGACTCCAGATGAGGGTGCTGTCGCTCAAGTCACAAAATTGTTAAGGCATGATGAATTGTTAAGGCGTGTGTGGAGAGACAAAGAGATTCCAACATTGGGTCAGGTGAGAGGCAAGATAGTCTTGATTCAGAGTTCAACATTAGAATTAGGACTTCCTGCTCACATCACAGAATTGAATGCAGACATGGATACAAAAGAAACACAAATGAGAGAAAATATCAAGTTAGCTTCACAAAAGTGTGAACAGGAGATGATGCTCACATACACTGGGGCCAACGGAGAATCAGAGGAGCCACTTGAAATTgcaaaaacactgaataaacaAGTTGACGATTATCTCCTCGATCTTAAGGGAGACACAAATAGACCACATTGTGTAGGTATAATTGCTATGGACTTCCCTGGTCCAAAAGTCATCCAAACAATCATCAATTTTAATGGCAAATTAGGGGAGGGGTCACAGATTGTAGGTGACTCAGGTAGCAATGAAGATGTTGCTCTGCctgattctgacatttttgaaaattttgagGAAGAAGAAACTTCAGACCACGAAGAATCTCAATCAACGGGAGAGGAACATCATGAAGAAGGCGGAGAAACTTCAGACCACGAAGAATCTCAATCCACGGGAGAGGAACATCATGAAGAAGGCGGAGAAACTTCAGACCACGAAGAATCTCAATCCACGGGAGAGGAACATCATGAAGAAGGCGGAGAAACTTCAGACCACGAAGAATCTCAATCAACGGGAGAGGAACATCATGAAGAAGGCGGAGAAACTTCAGACCACGAAGAATCTCAATCCACGGGAGAGGAACATCATGAAGAAGGCGGAGAAACTTCAGACCACGAAGAATCTCAATCCACGGAGAGGAACATCATGAAGAAGGCGGAGAAACTTCAGACCACGAAGAATCTCAATCCACGGGAGAGGAACATCATGAAGAAGGCGGAGAAACTTCAGACCACGAAGAATCTCAATCCACGGGAGAGGAACATCATGAAGAAGGCGGAGAAACTTCAGACCACGAAGAATCTCAATCCACGGGAGAGGAACATCATGAAGAAGGCGGAGAAACTTCAGACCACGAAGAATCTCAATCCACGGAGAGGAACATCATGA